The nucleotide window TTATAGCATGAATTGATTATCTTTGTATCATAGTGATGACGATATCAATTAATCTCATaaacttaaaattttaaattataaataaaaatctaatataTGTAATCAGACTTTTTTAATTACTAAAGATATGAGACTATCCTCTCAAGATATTTATCTTCATCTCACACACATACCCCACTTATTCATATTTATTCATAATGTTACAACTCATCTTCGTTCAGTCAAATCATAATatagaattttaaaatataactattttttttttaaggagttACGATAACTATTAAAATTAAATAGAGAGTGAATCTACGTGAATGATAATGTGGGATTGTAATATGTCAAAATATTGATTGGTTAACAAGCTAACAAGATGTCTGATGCGCTCATTTGATACAATTTTGACTTGTTCTGTCAATATTGACTTCATTCACAAAAAAACACATATCTTAGGTAGGACCAGTTTTAAGGAAAAACAGCCTTGCTTCCGATTATGTTATGTGCTTACCAGAACTcataacatatatgtatatttactaTATAAAAGAATATTTCATTGACATTAGTTTaatctaaataaaaaaatcaatctaaaatatatatatatatatatatatatatatatatatatatatatatatatatatatatatatatatatatatcgatgaggatagtaattatgataagactcggctgacgtcaaccGACGCCTCACGTCTCGATCGGCGCGACTGCACTCAGTCAACCGAACCGGAACACcggtcgaggcgcattaacgcctactcaggcgtagttcttcacgccacgccagcgcacatgtcagacgctatcagcctgcctcctacaggcgggcacatcaaacagcaGAAGGCttctctataaataccctctcgttcatcagagaaGGGAGGGAGAGACAAaacacacaaaaacacttcttcatctaaaaccccctccacatctattaacttgatcgtcggaggggtcgggccgagcgcctcggtccgacctttgtgcaagtgcgaagccgaaggtctcaTCCGGACGCGCAGGCGATGAGTTCCTGCCTGGAGGAGACGactacaccgtcccgatcggacaccgctcccgaccgcctcagcgggctcgaggaacgccctaGGGAGGTCCCCATCGtctggacccgaaccgagccgcgtcggccccggggccacggctcaaagttgtttcccacaatatatataattaagGTTTTTTAAAGATAAATGACGATCGTAAGATTCAATTAAAAACTTtatattgtttatttttttgattcattataaaaaataaatatataattaaaagtaTTAAGGAAAATAATCATTGATGTTCTAATCGATCCAACAGGTCGAATGCTAAATTCCTAAAATGTTAGGATTTCTGATCCGTTCAAAGTCCAAATAAATAACCTGAGATGAATATGgatatgagattaaaaaaaattcacagattatttttataaaatattttattttataaaatattctataaataggTACCTTCTAACCGCTTAACTGACAATATTCGCCGACTTTGAGTCGTAATGGTAATTGCCACGTAATCTTATTATAAGTAACATTAGGGACTCGAGCGGAAGAAACGTATCCGAGGCGACAGGGTAGCCGTGAGCATTATAAAttgagagagggagagaaggcGCCAAGATTGTTGGTACCGCTTACCCCGTTTTCCGTTACGCTCTTCGTGCGCTCGTTTTGTCGCTAGGAAGACGACGGGAACTGAGCATCCCGGGAACGTAAGATCGCCATGGCGACGGCGAGCGTGTGCCCGGCGCCGATGACGGCGACGTCGAACGGGTCGTGGGACGGGGATAACCCGCTGCACCACTCGCTGCCGCTCATCATCCTCCAGATCTGCCTCGTCCTCGTCGTCACCCGCTCCCTCGCATTCCTCCTCCGGCCGCTTCGCCAGCCCCGCGTCATCGCCGAGATCATCGTAAGCCCCGTCGATCCCccactcttcctcctcctcctcctctctttctcgtTTAACATGCAGATTTGATTTGTCTTTACTCGTTCTACTCCTCCCGTCCTCCCCTACTCCCCCGGTTGCGGTGCTGGGTTTCCTGATTCCAAACCCTAAATCCAGTATCGGAGTAGATTCCGTGGGGAACGAACCTCCGGTCCACGAGCATGTGAGGTTGGGAATGGGATTTTGAACTGGAAACAGGGGTGGGGCATTTCGTAGGAAGCTTCATCTCGAATTCCACCGATTTGAGATAGAAAGAAAGAATTGCAACCAATACATTCGCACTCGGTAAAAGCTCGTTTTTTTCATCCTCAGGAGCAGAGAGAAGGTTCGTGCTCTTGATCATCCTCCAGATCATGGAATCGGAGTTTGGTCTTACCATTGACTTAGACGTCTAATTTGGTTGACCCATTCGTTGACTTTGACATTCGAGGACACGATTTCGATTTGGATATTTAGAGAGCAGAACAAAAAAGACCAGTAGATAGTAAGACATAGTGAGCAGCGTAAATACATCAACCAAATTCAAATACATAGTGCGAATGGTAGGAAAAAAACACGTCTTTTATATCTGTACCCATTTTTCCTGTTCTATATGGTTCATAGTGACGGTAGTACTACGGATGCATGACGGTCATCGACGCCGCCACTTTAGAATGTGGTTGATTTCCACCAGTGTTAGCGCTCTGTTCGTGTGATGGTACTAACTCTTGAATCGTGTTGCAGGGGGGTATACTTCTGGGACCATCAGCGCTTGGCCGCAGCAAGAGGTTCATGGACAATGTGTTTCCCAAGCAGGGCATGACGGTGCTCGACACTCTGGCCAACATCGgcctccttttcttcctcttcctggtCGGCCTCGAGCTCGACCTTCGATCCATCCGTCGCACCGGCAAAGGGGCCCTGGCTATCGCCATCGCAGGCATCACCCTCCCCTTCGTCCTCGGCATCGGCACCTCCGTCGTCCTCCGACACACCATCGTCGAGGGCGCCCACCAGGGCCCCTTCCTCGTCTTCATGGGCGTCGCTCTCTCCATCACTGCCTTCCCCGTCCTCGCCCGCATCCTCGCTGAGCTTAAGCTCCTCACCACCGACGTCGGCCGCATGGCCATGTCCGCCGCTGCCGTCAATGACGTGGCCGCCTGGATCCTCCTTGCCCTCGCCATCGCCCTCTCTGGTTCCGGCTCGCCGCTCATATCCGTCTGGGTCCTTCTCGCCGGCATCGGCTTTGTCGCCTGCGTCGCCATCTTCCTTCGCCCCGTACTTGCCTGGATGGCCCGCCGCTCGCAGGAGGGTGAGCCCGTTAAGGAGTCCTACGTTTGTGCTACGCTCGCTATTGTGCTTGCCGCCGGCTTCGCCACCGACGCCATCGGCATCCACGCCCTGTTCGGCGCCTTCATGGTGGGTGTCATCGTGCCGAAGGACGGGCCCTTCGCGGGGGTGATCATCGAGAAAGTGGAGGACCTTGTTTCCGGCCTCTTTCTCCCGCTCTACTTCGTCTCCAGCGGTCTCAAGACCAACGTCGCCACGATCCGCGGCGCCCGCTCCTGGGGCCTCCTCGTCCTCGTCATCACCAACGCCTGCCTTGGAAAGATTGCCGGCACAGTCATCGCGTCCCTCATCGCCAAGATCCCCATTCGCGAGGCCCTCACTCTTGGCTTCCTCATGAACACCAAGGGACTCGTCGAGCTCATCGTCCTCAACATCGGGAAGGACCGCAAGGTTTGGTTCACAGTATACCGTCTCTTTTCGCTTCCTTCGTCCCTCGCTATGCATCTTAGCCACCTCATCTTTGACACATATATCATACCGCCAGGTACTCAACGACGAGACGTTCGCCATCATGGTGCTGATGGCACTGTTCACCACCTTCATCACCACCCCCATCGTCATGGGAATCTACAAACCGGCCCGCAGGGCGGCACCCTACAACCACCGGACGGTCGAGAGTTCCGACATGGGCAGCGAACTCCGCGTCCTGGCCTGCTTCCACGGCGTCCGCAACATCCCCACCATGATCAACTTGGTGGAGATCTCCCGCGGCATCCGCCATCGACGCCTCACCCTGTACGCCATGCACCTCATGGAGCTCTCGGAGCGCTCATCCGCCATGTCGATGGTACACAAGGCACGCCGCAACGGCCTCCCCTTCTGGAACAGGCGAGACAATACCGACCACATGGT belongs to Musa acuminata AAA Group cultivar baxijiao chromosome BXJ3-5, Cavendish_Baxijiao_AAA, whole genome shotgun sequence and includes:
- the LOC103986486 gene encoding cation/H(+) antiporter 19-like, whose protein sequence is MATASVCPAPMTATSNGSWDGDNPLHHSLPLIILQICLVLVVTRSLAFLLRPLRQPRVIAEIIGGILLGPSALGRSKRFMDNVFPKQGMTVLDTLANIGLLFFLFLVGLELDLRSIRRTGKGALAIAIAGITLPFVLGIGTSVVLRHTIVEGAHQGPFLVFMGVALSITAFPVLARILAELKLLTTDVGRMAMSAAAVNDVAAWILLALAIALSGSGSPLISVWVLLAGIGFVACVAIFLRPVLAWMARRSQEGEPVKESYVCATLAIVLAAGFATDAIGIHALFGAFMVGVIVPKDGPFAGVIIEKVEDLVSGLFLPLYFVSSGLKTNVATIRGARSWGLLVLVITNACLGKIAGTVIASLIAKIPIREALTLGFLMNTKGLVELIVLNIGKDRKVLNDETFAIMVLMALFTTFITTPIVMGIYKPARRAAPYNHRTVESSDMGSELRVLACFHGVRNIPTMINLVEISRGIRHRRLTLYAMHLMELSERSSAMSMVHKARRNGLPFWNRRDNTDHMVVAFEAYRQLSAVAIRPMTAISDLDTIHEDIVASALQKRTALILLPFHKMQQLDGTLESVGHAYHLINQRVLRHAPCSVAILVDRGFGGAAQVSSSEVSYTVVVLFFGGPDDREALSYGVLMAEHPGIALTVLRFLPAPVENLDQSVEDEACIFKFTSNSQPSDGSLAYEESAAADMAGIIAAIKNLGRHNLFLVGRSPPAVALVEKSDCPELGPVGSYLASAEFSTASSVLIIQRYDPRGETSRLVEEC